CGAAAACCGTTTTCCCACCAGAAAGGAGCTGGATGGTGTTCTTCCTAATAAGAATCTCGTATTACGGCGTATAGACGGTCATTCCTGTATGGTAAACCAGTTTGCTTGTGATAGCATTTTAGGAAACGCAACCAAGTTACATTGTGAAGATGCAGTTTTTAGAGGCATAGAGAACGATAAGGCGGTACATTGGTTTCATAATAATATCGACGATGAACTCATCTTAAAAGCCTATCATGCTGCCGCAGATATTGCCCTGAAAGGTGGATTTACAACCATACACACTATGGTGGGCGATGCAAACATGAGCAATGGGCATTACTTGCTTTTAAAAGATCACCTGAAAGATTTTGCCATCGATTTCGAATTGTATCCCCAAAGCTTCAATATTGATAATACTCTAAACTTGGGTGCCAAAAGGATTGGAGGTTGCATTTTGGCGGATGGTTCTATAGGCAGTATGACGGCTGCACTTTACGAGCCTTATATGGGCAAACCAATGCGAGGTACATTGTACCAAACCGATCATTTTTGGAATGAATTCATTCAAAAAGCCCATTACCACAATCTACAGGTTGCAGTTCATTGTATTGGAGATAGAGCCATAGATCAGATCAATAAAATATACCATCAATTAGCGATGCAGGATTATAAAGACCTCAGACACCAGTTGATTCATTGCGAGATTACGGATGATATACTTTTAGAACATATCCACCAATCCAAAGCAGTTCCGGTTATGCAACCAAATTTTGACATGCTTTGGGGTGGAGATAGTGGTTTTTATGCCAAGCTTTTGGGCGCAGAAAGAGTGAGAAATATGAACCGCTTTGGATCGATGATGGACAAAGGAATCACAATTACCGGTTCATCAGATTGGTATATTACAGATTTAAACATCACAAGCTCTATTTATGCCGCTCTTAACCATCACAACGTAAAAGAACGGTTAAGCCTTGCAAAAGCCGTAAAAATCTATACCGAAAATGCCGCTTGGCTATCCCACGATGAAAACCGACGCGGATCTATTCAAAAAGGATATG
The DNA window shown above is from Candidatus Cloacimonadota bacterium and carries:
- a CDS encoding amidohydrolase family protein is translated as ENRFPTRKELDGVLPNKNLVLRRIDGHSCMVNQFACDSILGNATKLHCEDAVFRGIENDKAVHWFHNNIDDELILKAYHAAADIALKGGFTTIHTMVGDANMSNGHYLLLKDHLKDFAIDFELYPQSFNIDNTLNLGAKRIGGCILADGSIGSMTAALYEPYMGKPMRGTLYQTDHFWNEFIQKAHYHNLQVAVHCIGDRAIDQINKIYHQLAMQDYKDLRHQLIHCEITDDILLEHIHQSKAVPVMQPNFDMLWGGDSGFYAKLLGAERVRNMNRFGSMMDKGITITGSSDWYITDLNITSSIYAALNHHNVKERLSLAKAVKIYTENAAWLSHDENRRGSIQKGYDADFSVLKQNPETASLNNPTNVAMIIKKAEVVYEDMPH